From the genome of Bosea sp. Tri-49, one region includes:
- the ubiG gene encoding bifunctional 2-polyprenyl-6-hydroxyphenol methylase/3-demethylubiquinol 3-O-methyltransferase UbiG: protein MTAAAREGSTIDPAEVARFDALAKSWWDPKGPMAVLHKFNPVRLAFIRDLVCERLGRDPKSLQALKDLSIVDIGCGGGVLSEPLARLGAQVTGLDPATTNIAVARAHAQKAGVAVDYREETIEAVVASGARFDIVLAMEVVEHVTDVDAFVASCCAAVKPGGLLVMATLNRTLKSYALAIVGAEYILRWLPRGTHDWEKFVTPDELEAAIETGGLSVFAREGVAYNPLADRWSRSRDLDVNYMLAASRPA from the coding sequence ATGACGGCAGCGGCACGCGAAGGTTCCACCATCGACCCCGCCGAGGTCGCGCGCTTCGACGCGCTGGCGAAGAGCTGGTGGGACCCAAAGGGGCCGATGGCGGTTCTGCACAAGTTCAATCCGGTGCGGCTCGCTTTCATCCGCGACCTCGTCTGCGAGCGGCTCGGTCGCGATCCGAAATCGCTGCAGGCGCTGAAGGATCTGAGCATCGTCGATATCGGCTGCGGCGGCGGCGTGCTCTCCGAGCCGCTCGCGCGTCTGGGGGCGCAGGTGACGGGGCTCGACCCGGCAACCACCAATATCGCCGTGGCCCGGGCCCATGCGCAGAAGGCCGGCGTCGCTGTCGATTATCGCGAGGAGACGATCGAGGCGGTCGTGGCTTCGGGCGCACGGTTCGACATCGTTCTGGCCATGGAGGTGGTCGAGCATGTCACCGATGTCGACGCTTTCGTCGCCTCCTGCTGCGCGGCGGTGAAGCCCGGCGGTTTGCTCGTCATGGCGACGCTCAACCGCACGCTGAAATCCTATGCGCTCGCCATCGTCGGCGCCGAATACATCCTGCGCTGGTTGCCGCGCGGCACCCATGACTGGGAGAAGTTCGTCACCCCGGACGAGCTCGAGGCAGCGATCGAGACCGGTGGGCTTTCTGTCTTTGCCCGCGAGGGCGTCGCCTACAACCCGCTCGCCGATCGCTGGTCGCGCTCGCGCGATCTCGACGTCAACTACATGCTGGCGGCGAGCCGCCCGGCCTGA